tgttactgtgtacaatgttctcttggttctgctcacttcacctagcattatttcatgtaaatcttttcaggcttttctgaaatcagattgctcatcatttcttatagaacaataaataatacattacatttgtgtaccataacttattcagtcagcCTAAtagataggcatccactcagtttccagttccctaTCACGACAAAAAGGATTGCTacagatatttttgcacatgtgggtcttttattcttttttatgatctccttgggatacagatgcagtaaagacactgctggatcaaagcgtacacattgttttatagccctttgggcatagtcccaaattgctctccagaatggttgaatcagttcacaactccaccaacaatttatcaatgtcccagttttcccatatgccctccaacatttattattatcttttcttgtcatcttagtcaatctgagaggtatgaagtgatatctcagaattgtcttaatttgcatttctctagtcaaaagtgatttagataccactacacacctgtcggattggctaagatgacaggaacaaataatgatgaatgttggagaggatgtgggaaaactgggacactaatacattgctggtggagttgcaaaagaatccagccattctggagagcaatttggaactatgcccaaaaagttatcaaactgtgcataccctttgacccagcagtgctactgaaatactaaagaaaatactaaaagaaatactaaaaagcggaaagagacatatatgtgccaaaatgtttgtggcagctctttttgctgtagctagaaactggaagatgaatggatgtccatcagttggagaatggttgggtaaattatggtatatgaaggttatggaatattattgttctgtaagaaatgaccagcaggaggaatacagagaggcttggagagacttacatcaactgttgctgagtgaaatgagcagaaccagaagatcactgtacgcttcaacaacaacactgtatgaggatgtattctgatggaagtggaaatcttcaacataaagaagagccaactcacttccagttgatcaatgatggacagaggtagctacacccagagaagaaacactgggaaatgaatgtaaattgttagcactactgtctatctacccaggttacatgtaccttcggaatctaatgcttattgtgcaacaagaaaatggtatttacacacatgtattgtatctaggttatattgtaacacaagtaaaatgtatgggattgcctgtcatcggggggagggagtagagggaggggggggataatttggaaaaatgaatacaagggataatattataaaaatatataataaaaaattattttaaaaaaagtgatttagagcattttttcatatgactagataatttctttatctgaaatttatctgttcacatcctttcacagttatcaattagggaatagcttgtattcttataaatttgagtcaattctctctataatttttaaaattaggtctttatcagaaacactagatgtaaaaattctttcccagaagaaaatacatttttggacaATATTTGGAAAATGATTATGAGTATaaagttagttttttttaaaagtaagggaATAGGCGTAATATGTAAGATCAAAACAAAGGCTACTGAAATCAGTATTTCCAAAGGTATTTTATCTGGCACAAATAAGTGATTCAAAACTCTAGGAAAAAACTGAAATTCAACTAACCTCATTTATTTAGTACTGTTTCTTCAATGTAAGCTAGTTAACACCACTGCCATTGTATCTATTCTTCTcatgttctcttctttttatctttaaaagagAACATGGTTTTGTAGATAGAATGGTGAACTTGGGACCAGAAAGACTTGgtatcaaatccagcctcaggcgcTTATTATCTAGGTAATCTTATACAAGTTGTTTGCCATGTCTAGGTCTTGCTTTCCTcaacctgtaaaatgagggggctgaatTTGATGACGAATAAGGTCTCTTCTatccctaaatctatgatctatgagCTATTCCACCTTCTTTCTGCACAGAGAATTGTTTCAACCCATTTAACAAAAATGTATGATACCAAATCTGTCAATAGAAATCAAGAAACCCATTGTGAATGTACATCAAGAGGGTTATTGATTTTtaggaaaattgatttttaattgcATGAGTAAACAAAGTCAAACCTTCTAGCTAGTCTCTCTGCCCTTTAACTAGCCCAATCCTCAGACAGCATCTATAGGTTTTAAAGAGTTTTGTATTTAAGACAGATTTTATCTTAGATGTAATAAAGAACACTTGAAGATTAGGGGGAATGAAATTGTCAGATGcacactttaagaaaatcactttggtgggtTGGTGAAAAAGGGGTTACAGTAGAAAGGCCAATTTCAAAGCTATTGAAAACAACTATGTGAGAACTGATAAGGTCTAGAAGGGTAATTGTGTGAGAGCAGAGGGTGTGTGTGAAGGATTCTGGGGAGGCAGAAACAACCCGATGTGATTGCATCCGACTGGATGCATGGGATGAGCAAAAGtgaagaattgaaaaagatatCAAGACTATTATTCAAAATCTTTCCAGCTCAGCAAAATCTGCCAGCATTTACAATCTGTGGgtctagacagaaaaaaaaaaaaaaggattggggACTTCTGCTTAAGGTAGTGATGTGAGAGGTTGTTAAGGAGCCCCAGTCCTCCACTAAATATCTAAAGAAACAAGACATGACCAAGACCAAAGAGAAACAGTCAGAAACTTCTCCAGCTAATCTTAAATTTCAAAGGAAGATTGCTGGAAGGCTGAGAGACCTTGGAGAACAAAGGCAGTAGGGGAAGCAAAAGGTGGCATGAGCTCCAGCCACTTGCTGGAAGCCTGCAGGTACCCAAAGCAGAGATTTGTCAGGAACCCTGACCCCACCTGGACTCATAGCCTCTCTGATCTCAAAGGGCCTGAGACATAGGTGAGGATGTAAAAGATGCAGCTTTTAAGGGGGAATGTACCACAGGAGATAAAAATTAAGTAGAGCTCTGAGAATTGTGGCCTGAAGTCAGTGCTATCTTGGCCGTGGCCTGACAGAGTACATCAGGGGAGAGTCAGTGTGCAAGAAGTCCCTGCCATCACAAATCTGGTTATCATCCTTTGAGACTGCTGTCCTCCAAGCCTGAAGAGGACtgaaatgatatcactatgttagtgTCAAAGTACCTTTTATTCACCTCTGGCTAATGAGACCAATAGGATCTCGAAAGGCTTTATCACAAGTCGAGCACAAATAGTCTGCATGAATGTTTgaagtggagatgtctctaaatctgTATGTCACGCTTCTTTTGAACTGCTGCTTTACTCAGAGAGTACAGTATCTTTTTTGAAAGAGGCACCCCAAGCTGGGAAATCTCATGCCAGTGTCTCCCTTGTCTCATAACTGTAAACAAAATTCTTCAGAAAGATTTTGAGAatgtccttttctcatttcttccgtATGAGCACTTGCCTGTTatgaattctctgtaaaatagtctttaaGACAAACATacttttggcattcaaacaatgggCACAGTCCATCAGAGTTGCACTCTCTGCAGTAGGATTTGAATGTGTGGCAGTTCGGCTCAAGAAAGGATCTCTGCATTCAGTACCTTATCTTGttaagtgatcttcagaatcttactaagacaattcaaatggaagcaattcaatttCCCAGCATGGCGCTGGCATACTATACAAGTTTCATAGACTTACGACAACAAGGTCaccacaatggctctgtagattGTCAGTGTGGTAAGcaatctaatacctcttctctcccacacttccttcaagtctttgCCACACAAGAGAAGCCAAATCACATTCAAAACctgtttcagttgaatgatggaTTAAGAAACCAGATTGCAGAGGGTTTACAACAGAGAGGAAGTAGAGTCACTGAACATAGGTAGGATTTTCAAGTTTAACCACAAATGTGAGGAGGTAGAGGAagctttttaagaaaaggaaagaaacatacATCCTTGAAAACAATAAAGAAGGTGCCAGGAAATAGAGATTGATGACTAATGTGACTGATAAGAGAGGGAAATCTGCTGAAGAAGTCAGGAAGGGAGAGGGATTTGCATTGGCAAGAAATGCCAGCTTCTTACCTAAGACAGGAgtgaaaataaaggggaaaaaatgtctgAGTAGTGTGAAATGAAGGTTGTAAGAGGAATATTCTCAACTTTTTCAGTGAAGTTGAGGTCAAGTCCACTTCAGACTTATCAAATTGGAAAGgatgataaaaaatataaatgacaattcttggagaggatatggaaagCTAGTCATACTAATGTACAATTTTGGAAGAACTATGAATTAACTATTccaaaagataatttggaaaagtacCCCAAAATTTACTAAACATATGTATTATCCATTGACCCATCAACCCCATCACTAATCacataacccaaagagatcaaagacagaaatgaTCCAGCTATACAAAAAACAGTATTTTGTTGTAATaaagacaaaggagagaaaaatctcaTGGATTGGGAAATGGTTACAATGAAATATACCATAAAAATGATAGggatattcagaaaaaaacataagattTGCATGGAccaatacaaagtgaagtgagcagaattagaacCATATAAATTACAATACCATAAaggaaaacatctttttttttcttaatacaattttatttttttaaattattttttaaatagtattttatttttccaatacatacaaggatagttttcaacactgacctttttttttggtaataaagtttttcattttcaaaacatattgacaaaaaaaaaaacaaaacaaaacacacccTTCTTCCATAGCCTTGTggttcagattttctcttccttctccccactcccttccctagatggcaagcaattcaatgttaaacatattaaaatgttaaattcaatatgtataaacatttatacaattcgcTCGctacacaagagaaatcagaccaaaaaaagaaagtaaatgagtaagaaaacaaaatggaagcgaacagcaaaaaaaagttgttgtaatccacattcactTCTTACATTTcgctctctgggtatagatgactctcttcatcacaagatcaatcatctcagtgttggaaagtcacattcatcagaattgaggAAAACAACTTTAAAGGACAAGAACTCTGCTTAGTAAAATTATTAGTTGTAACTTCAGAGCACTAATGAAGTATATTTACCACTTCTTGGAAGAGAAGTGATGAACTAAAGGTAGGGTCCCCCACCCCAGTCCAATCCCAAGAGGTGTGATCAGTTAGATTTTGGGAAAAAGAGCCCATCACCACCTTCCCAACAATTGTGGCTCTTGTCTTTTAACAGTCGCACTAATCTTGTCTCACCCCATTCCCCTACCCTGTTCTTTTTCTCTGCTGTGCAAATGCCCAACGTTCCTAATTCTAGATGGGTGTCAGATCCTGCAGGGTGGTTATATTCTAACTAATCACACCTGGCTCCATCAGACACCTCCTTGGGATGTGTTCTGCTTTTGCAGACACGACAGATATTAATAAGAGACCtgtcctctttttattttcatggtAAAGTGACTCATAAAAGATGATCATCCATTACGAATTGTGAATTGGGTCACAAACATTATATTATTCCTTTTCCCACCAGTCACCATTTCTTCCTGTCCCCCAAATCTCTTCATTGCTGCTGAAATCACCACCATCCAGCAATCAGGTTTTCATAACCTGTCATCTTTGACTTCATACTTTCCCTCCACATTCACATATCCAATCAGGTGCCACATGTCACATCTGCCACTCTCCACTCACATGGCCACCACTCCAGGTTAGCTCATAACTTCTCATCTAGCCTACTCAAGTCTGTTACTCTTCTCCATTCTAATATTCTCCCCACACAGCTACCAGTgaatttcctaaaatataatccctattcaataaatttatCACTACTATATAAGAtcaaaattttttcatctttatctcatttttaaatgtacaCAATTATTGTAgtagtacatgtataatttttaagCGAATGTGGACGTGTAAAGAATATACTtcccaaaattttatttcaatggcctagaaacataaaacaaaatatctatTTTCATACCTGGCCAAGATATGTACTTGTTTTGTTTCATCACATTTGTTATGAGATGCCTTTTTTGAGGGACAAAAGAGTGTGATAGACAGAATATGGGGAATTGGTGATACTGATGTTGTCAATAAAACATACAAAGCAGCAAGAAATTCCAAAAAGAATACAATCAGTGTTGATACAACCCCAAACCCTATTAACAGATCACAAATTCACATACAATCCTTTTGGGggctttttttaatgtaaaaattcacatgtcaaatttttaaaactttaaaaaaaaagttacatgctACATAATTTAGGAACAAgaaattgttcaatttttttcaaatgtaaattttATACAACTTAAcccttatttaaaaattaagaaacttcaaaaactttaaatttgTGAAGTACAAAATAACTTCATAGTTTCAAGTTCACAAATGAGTGTTGTACTTATTTAACAGAAATGCTAATACCTGTTTTGTTTATTCTCTATCAAAAAAGTATATCTACATAAGAGCTTGCACTATGCTTGAGCATACAAATGCTTTTATCTTGCTATGTTGTGAATAATCTCATATTTACTTTTATAGTTCAACTTTCTACATGCAGAATAACATCTTTAAAAATCATACAGAAATATAGgctattattttacatatactttgtCATTACCAACCTTTTTTTCACCtaagtaggaagaaaggaaactaaAACAAATCCATATGTAAACTTCTTCTTTTAAGGCCTGCTTTTATGTTATTGATGTATTGACTGgtcttttgtctatttttaactcagagggaaaacaaaaccaaatggaatattaatttattttattagcaaaaacccagaaaataaatgcaattatattttttttccaaatcaagaTGGCAAAGTAATTATAGTTTCTAAACAACTCAGGTTCAAAGCCGATCCACAGTGGAAAGATACCTTCCAAATTAAAATTATGAGGAGAAATGCTTTCTTTAGTTAGTCTACTGTAACCTAAATTCTTTCAAGCAGGTAGTacataaaatttcagaaaagtaatttgttcatttctaaagaaaatttgatcaaaatatctttctctttttatggaCATAATACATAAGTATGAAAAAGATATCATATTCTTCAATAATACATATTACTTGCAATCTggctttttttgttctttgtaatttaataaaccattcaaaaaagaaaatgtatttatagGAATGCATTTATTTAACTACTATCATTaagaaattcaaatacaaaaggcaatTCCTCTGAATTATTAAcaacataaaattaattttttacttccctctgGTTCAAACATCACAGTTTTGAGAAATTCGtccaaaatgtaaatatattagaATTTATGCCACATAAGGTTTGGGTTGCAGCAGTACAAAATTAAGTTAGAATAATGTTAATACTTCccaaaatattatgttatataacttACTATACCTTTAAATGACAAGTTAAACAGAAACATaagtataattaattataaatacattttttacatttatctcaGTAACTTCTTTGATCCATTTGAAATGATGGCATGATAAGACACAAAActtcaataaataataatgatatatatatatatatatatataaaagattccCAGCTCAGTACAATATAAGGACAATTGAAACTGAAAGAGTAAGCTTTAAAAAGGGGACTCAAAACcctcaaaataattaaattttcaaaattacttttaagAGAGGAAATGTACATGCTAaaacttctcctttttttttagaagtttttAGAAGTCCCTAAGCCAAATTAAAGTGCCCCATCAAATTGAAAAATACCGTACTTTCCAGTGGTCATCCACTGAGGATCAGTATCTGTAATCTCTTCCCCTTGCCCAGGTGCCAAACCAACCTGAATTTCAGTTTTTAGTGTTCTTATGCTGCAGAGAGGAGCAGGGTGGAAGCCATTCAAAGCCTGATGAAATGGAACAGTAAACTTCCACTTTCTGTCTCCTACTAATTTCCTATAGTTTAAATCACCtttgaaaagaattaaatttgaCTTCTCTAGTTCAGCATATAAGTCAGTAGCAACCTGAGACATAGTACAATATTCATGAGGCAGAGTCCAAAACATGTGATCTTGGTAAATCCACGAATGTTTAAGATAACATTCCCAATTAATCCCACACTCAGACATGCACTTGGTATTAGCAGCTTTTAACTGTTCAATCAACCAatatatgtcatttttattagtaTCTGAAACAAACCAGGGAATACTTTTTCCATGAAGATGGATCTCAGTAGCCAGCTTAGATGCTAACAGGAAATCTGCCATTACCAAATCTGTAACAAGTTCAAACCCTGCATTATCCATGATAAAATCCACTCTAGTAACAGAAAATGTCTCCTGACGcattttctttctacttataAGTAGTGACCAAAGGAAGTCCAAATTATTCACTAAAATGAAAGGTTTCAGATCTTCCAAAACAGCTAGTGGACTAGATGTCTGAGGGATGCTCTGATCAGGTGAAAGTGCCAGATCACACTTATTTCCCCATAACACTATCTGAAAGAAAGTACAAAATAATCATTGTTCTTTACATATAAACACTTGAAATACTTTAAAGGTTACATTTCTAATAgcaaaagtaaagtaaaatttcaatttaaaactatttcccTTTACAATTTAAAGGCGATATTAAATAAGCTTcacatgaaaaattatttttgcttactCCTTAACCCctaaacacattttcttttttttttcctttttaattattattattttttttttctgaggcaattggggttaggtgacttccCCATGGTCACAGCTTAGAaaatgttatgtgtctgaggccaaatttgaactcaggtcctcctgactcagggctggtgctctacccactataATAATTAGGTGGCCCTGAACCTATTTTCTATCCAAATGGACCAGAATATATCTCCCAGAAGTTCTcagaagaataatattaataatatttaagaatgttttacatgagaaaaggaaaaagatgataagcaaagaaatattttttaaaagtattgtttCACTGAATCAAGGAAGTGTCCATAGATATTtaaatttaatggaatttttcacttttgaacCAATTtttttgaaacagaaaaaataaataattcaaaagtgaaaaaagccATGTAACAAAAGTGAAGGATAAAAGAGATGCATGGATAAAATACACTACAAGAGAAGGGCTAAAAGCCTCTTCTATAGAGAATTTATGGGAAGGTATGAATGACATGTGATAACAATATTAGCTAAGTTATAATCTGCACTGCAAAAAACTACCCATACTGATGAAACCACAGATTTACTGAAGAAACTgtatctgcatacatatattcatgcacattaatatgagaaaataaaaatggaaaatgatccaggataaatgtaaaatgtattctACCAAGActgatatagatatacacacacacacacacatatatatatatataaaattttcatccccaattacatgttacaatttttaaacattcttttaagTTTTGAAGTCCAAATTCTatctatcccttccttcctttcccctctctttccctgccctgagatagtaagcaataaAACATGAGTTATACATACACAATCATGTAAAGTATTTCCCTACTAGTCACTTTGTACAAGAAGAcatgaataataattaaaaaaaaaaatctaaggaaaaaatagcatgcttcagtctgtattcaaacaatataagagttttttcttttgagataatatgcttcatcattagtccctTGGgactgtcttagatcattgtattgctaagaattgCCAAATCATTCTTCCAtcaaacaatattactgttattgtgcacatatcttggttctgttcacttcactttgcatcagttcacgtaagtctttccaggtttttctgaaatatcttacttgtcatttcttacagcacattaatattccattataatcatataccacagattGTTTAGACATTTCTCAACTGATGcgtattccttcaatttccaattcttagctttgacaaaaagagctactactataaatatttttgaacaaataggtcttttcactttttttgatgCAAGACTGATATTATGTCAACTAATATCtataaaatgcatttaatattatatagtgcctcaaattatttcctattatcaTTTTGAACTATTATTTTAAcctcttattttacttttcacaTGTTAATGTTTTCTTTCAAACTAAACTAAGTTTGAAGACTGAGATAAGACCAACAGTTCTATGTATCTTCTTAGACAGTTTATTTCAATGGCTTGGACAAGGAAGATAATAAATTTTGACTTGAAAAAAGTTCTCTGCTTCAAATtcacttcttttatatttttcctgcTGATTTTTTTGGTTCCTccttcaaatattttgtattttgtatttttttggctCCTTGACCCCTGAACTCATTTTCTATCCAAATAGACCAGAGCACACTTCCAAGAAGTTCTCagaagaatattaataatatttaagaatGTTTTaagtgagaaaagggaaaagaggatgataagcaaagaaatataaaaaagatattgtTTCACTGAATCAAATAAGTATCTAATGAGTTGGCTGATTGCTCAAgctttatatatagatatatatttttgttgttgttgttgttgtttttgctgagacaattggggttaagtgactttcccagggtcacacagctaagaagtgctgagtgtctgaggccacatttgtactcaggtcctccttacttcagg
The Sminthopsis crassicaudata isolate SCR6 chromosome 4, ASM4859323v1, whole genome shotgun sequence genome window above contains:
- the LOC141565849 gene encoding damage-control phosphatase ARMT1-like isoform X1; this encodes MAMEEEEGAEAGPLAIVMDVLPPRMTPKEEGSLPYLRIKDQTPPILTKAIDALHRHKSEFFEKHGEVGTEAEKKAISLLSKLRNELQTDKPFLPLTDNCLDADIWNKYLEYHHTLLNENNKKISWFQSPWLYVECYMYRRIHEALVLSSPISYFDVFKESKERNFFESQEAIKTLCSYLQDLKERIENLDEKQLKDEFFKLFQIVLWGNKCDLALSPDQSIPQTSSPLAVLEDLKPFILVNNLDFLWSLLISRKKMRQETFSVTRVDFIMDNAGFELVTDLVMADFLLASKLATEIHLHGKSIPWFVSDTNKNDIYWLIEQLKAANTKCMSECGINWECYLKHSWIYQDHMFWTLPHEYCTMSQVATDLYAELEKSNLILFKGDLNYRKLVGDRKWKFTVPFHQALNGFHPAPLCSIRTLKTEIQVGLAPGQGEEITDTDPQWMTTGKYGIFQFDGAL
- the LOC141565849 gene encoding damage-control phosphatase ARMT1-like isoform X2, with translation MFYVVGTEAEKKAISLLSKLRNELQTDKPFLPLTDNCLDADIWNKYLEYHHTLLNENNKKISWFQSPWLYVECYMYRRIHEALVLSSPISYFDVFKESKERNFFESQEAIKTLCSYLQDLKERIENLDEKQLKDEFFKLFQIVLWGNKCDLALSPDQSIPQTSSPLAVLEDLKPFILVNNLDFLWSLLISRKKMRQETFSVTRVDFIMDNAGFELVTDLVMADFLLASKLATEIHLHGKSIPWFVSDTNKNDIYWLIEQLKAANTKCMSECGINWECYLKHSWIYQDHMFWTLPHEYCTMSQVATDLYAELEKSNLILFKGDLNYRKLVGDRKWKFTVPFHQALNGFHPAPLCSIRTLKTEIQVGLAPGQGEEITDTDPQWMTTGKYGIFQFDGAL
- the LOC141565849 gene encoding damage-control phosphatase ARMT1-like isoform X3, which gives rise to MYRRIHEALVLSSPISYFDVFKESKERNFFESQEAIKTLCSYLQDLKERIENLDEKQLKDEFFKLFQIVLWGNKCDLALSPDQSIPQTSSPLAVLEDLKPFILVNNLDFLWSLLISRKKMRQETFSVTRVDFIMDNAGFELVTDLVMADFLLASKLATEIHLHGKSIPWFVSDTNKNDIYWLIEQLKAANTKCMSECGINWECYLKHSWIYQDHMFWTLPHEYCTMSQVATDLYAELEKSNLILFKGDLNYRKLVGDRKWKFTVPFHQALNGFHPAPLCSIRTLKTEIQVGLAPGQGEEITDTDPQWMTTGKYGIFQFDGAL